A single Candidatus Nanopelagicales bacterium DNA region contains:
- a CDS encoding IS1634 family transposase, giving the protein RARPIYHHKRESIDAHLSVVFAALAVTRFVEDRTGWSIKRFVRTARHYRTVQIRVGQHILTAEQPPPGDLADAIQSIHRADRAH; this is encoded by the coding sequence TGAGAGCCAGACCGATCTACCACCACAAGCGCGAATCGATCGACGCCCACCTCAGCGTCGTCTTCGCAGCCCTAGCGGTCACCAGATTCGTCGAGGACCGAACCGGCTGGTCCATCAAGAGGTTCGTGCGCACTGCCCGCCACTATCGCACCGTCCAGATCCGCGTCGGACAGCACATCCTCACCGCCGAACAACCACCCCCTGGCGACCTAGCCGACGCCATCCAGAGCATCCACAGGGCCGACAGAGCGCACTAA